Proteins from one Myxococcus stipitatus genomic window:
- a CDS encoding OsmC family protein, with the protein MEGFPLRLRWEGSTASEYDRNAVASTGRKPDLLVSAASGYGGDDSRWNPEDLLGASLANCHLLTFLALARKLRLDVRSYEDEVTVFLDTVEKVKRVGRIRLSPRIRVAPGTDVEKVREMFFKAHKYCFIGQSLKAEVEMVPTIEVLAG; encoded by the coding sequence GTGGAAGGGTTTCCGCTGCGACTGCGTTGGGAGGGCTCGACGGCGAGCGAGTATGACCGGAACGCCGTGGCCAGCACGGGCCGCAAGCCGGACCTGCTGGTGAGCGCGGCGTCGGGTTATGGCGGGGATGATTCGCGCTGGAACCCCGAGGACCTGCTCGGCGCCTCGCTGGCCAACTGCCACCTGCTCACGTTCCTGGCGTTGGCGCGCAAGCTGCGGCTGGACGTGCGCTCGTACGAGGACGAAGTGACGGTGTTCCTCGACACGGTGGAGAAGGTGAAGCGCGTGGGCCGCATCCGCCTGTCGCCGCGCATCCGCGTCGCCCCGGGCACGGACGTGGAGAAGGTGCGCGAGATGTTCTTCAAGGCGCACAAGTATTGCTTCATCGGCCAGAGCCTCAAGGCCGAGGTGGAGATGGTGCCCACCATCGAGGTGCTCGCGGGCTGA
- a CDS encoding BamA/TamA family outer membrane protein: protein MSQENYEEALVVEALARHGREVEPSPEGKPLVEVLVDTEDVVTESDPYPDFLNLFHARTREEVVRREVLLAQGKPYSKQLAEETARNLRGLRLFSVVRLVPLKGTEPGTVALLVVTKDLWSLRLNSDFSAVGSLLQYLRLQGTEQNFLGRGKKLAVDFILRLDTLSLGQSYTDPRVLGSRWSLSESAALIIGRESGKAEGSRGSLSVSRPLYSLSTPWSMSTSVAWNVETNRVYRGADIWQLPFPDGEPVPYVYRTEEVAGSAAYTRSFGLRYKWNVGSSLGAYRYSYTPPSSSMLTEDQLAWFRRNYLPRAEDAGYASVFLRAFEARYEVLRDVDSYALSEDYQMGHWLSATLRYAPPVFDENAHFAELGLAARYRLRLGEALTTVSAAGAIRRQLGRGATWNNRHWAAELAQVSPKVLGGRFVARGVLDVNIDDLFDRITLLGGGNGLRGAPADEYSGKRMLLVNLEYRTAPVVIKTVHVGGVLFVDSGSAFDDQPDMVTSVGVGLRVLFPQFNVVPFRLDFGYVLNGDRPPIGSRFSLAGGQVTDLRPSFLDSPL from the coding sequence CTGTCCCAGGAGAACTACGAAGAAGCGCTCGTGGTGGAGGCGCTCGCCCGTCACGGCCGCGAGGTCGAGCCGTCGCCCGAGGGAAAGCCCCTGGTGGAGGTCCTCGTGGATACCGAGGACGTCGTCACCGAGAGCGACCCGTATCCGGACTTCCTCAACCTCTTCCACGCGCGTACCCGCGAGGAGGTCGTCCGTCGCGAGGTGCTGCTCGCGCAGGGCAAGCCCTATTCGAAGCAGCTGGCGGAGGAGACGGCGCGCAACCTGCGCGGGCTGCGGCTGTTCTCCGTGGTGCGGCTGGTCCCGTTGAAGGGCACGGAGCCCGGGACGGTGGCGCTGCTGGTCGTCACCAAGGACCTGTGGTCGCTGCGGCTCAACAGCGACTTCTCCGCGGTGGGCTCGCTGCTCCAGTACCTGCGCCTGCAGGGCACGGAGCAGAACTTCCTGGGCCGGGGAAAGAAGCTCGCGGTGGACTTCATCCTGCGGCTGGACACGCTCAGCCTGGGGCAGAGCTACACGGACCCGCGCGTGCTGGGCAGCCGCTGGTCGTTGAGCGAGTCCGCCGCGCTCATCATCGGCCGCGAGAGCGGCAAGGCCGAGGGCTCGCGAGGAAGCCTCTCCGTCAGCCGCCCGCTGTACTCCCTGTCGACGCCGTGGAGCATGAGCACCTCCGTCGCGTGGAACGTGGAGACCAACCGCGTCTACCGCGGGGCGGACATCTGGCAGCTGCCGTTCCCCGACGGCGAGCCGGTGCCGTATGTCTACCGGACCGAGGAGGTCGCGGGTTCGGCCGCGTACACGCGCTCGTTCGGCCTGCGCTACAAGTGGAACGTGGGCAGCTCGCTGGGCGCCTACCGGTATTCGTACACGCCGCCCTCCTCGTCGATGCTCACCGAGGACCAGCTCGCCTGGTTCCGCCGCAACTACCTGCCGCGCGCGGAGGACGCGGGCTACGCGTCCGTCTTCCTGCGCGCGTTCGAGGCCCGCTACGAGGTGCTCCGCGACGTGGACTCGTACGCGCTCTCGGAGGACTACCAGATGGGACACTGGCTCTCCGCGACGCTGCGCTACGCCCCGCCCGTGTTCGACGAGAACGCCCACTTCGCGGAGCTGGGGCTCGCGGCCCGCTACCGCCTGCGCCTGGGCGAGGCGCTCACCACCGTGTCCGCGGCGGGCGCCATCCGTCGCCAGCTGGGCAGGGGCGCGACGTGGAACAACCGCCACTGGGCGGCGGAACTGGCGCAGGTGTCACCCAAGGTGCTCGGCGGGCGCTTCGTCGCGCGCGGCGTGCTCGACGTGAACATCGATGACCTGTTCGACCGCATCACCTTGCTGGGCGGCGGCAACGGCCTGCGCGGCGCGCCCGCGGACGAGTACTCCGGCAAGCGGATGCTGCTGGTCAACCTGGAGTACCGGACCGCGCCCGTCGTCATCAAGACGGTGCACGTGGGCGGTGTGCTGTTCGTCGACTCGGGCAGCGCGTTCGACGACCAGCCGGACATGGTGACGTCCGTGGGCGTGGGCCTGCGCGTGCTGTTCCCCCAGTTCAACGTCGTGCCGTTCCGCCTCGACTTCGGCTACGTCCTCAACGGCGACCGGCCTCCCATCGGCAGCCGCTTCTCGCTCGCCGGCGGACAGGTGACGGACCTGCGCCCCAGCTTCCTCGACTCGCCGCTGTAG
- a CDS encoding winged helix-turn-helix transcriptional regulator, whose protein sequence is MAKRASHGKAECPVARTVDVIGDEWSLLILRDAFDGLRRFNEFQRNLGLAKNILATRLRHLVAHGILELVPASDGSVFHEYALTQKGRDLFHVLVGLRQWGEHHCFQADEPRSVLVDTRKGQPVKELELHAQDGRRLEPTDAVVKKVSEQKPRAKR, encoded by the coding sequence ATGGCGAAGCGCGCGAGTCACGGCAAGGCGGAGTGCCCCGTCGCGAGGACGGTGGACGTCATCGGGGACGAGTGGTCGCTGCTCATCCTCCGCGACGCCTTCGACGGCCTGCGCCGCTTCAACGAGTTCCAGCGGAACCTGGGCCTGGCGAAGAACATCCTCGCCACCCGGCTGCGCCACCTCGTCGCCCATGGCATCCTCGAGCTGGTCCCCGCGTCCGACGGCAGCGTGTTCCACGAATACGCGCTGACCCAGAAGGGCCGCGACCTGTTCCACGTGCTCGTCGGCCTGAGACAGTGGGGGGAGCACCACTGCTTCCAGGCGGACGAGCCCCGCTCCGTCCTGGTGGACACGCGCAAGGGCCAGCCGGTGAAGGAGCTGGAGCTCCACGCGCAGGACGGCCGCAGGCTCGAGCCCACCGACGCGGTCGTGAAGAAGGTCTCCGAGCAGAAGCCCCGCGCGAAGCGCTGA
- a CDS encoding response regulator → MKAGTLPSPEPVPNRTTTETARPLGSRPAAGAAPQRVLLVDDSRSIRTLLKIYLMARNFEFLEAESAEEGLKVAEAESIDLILTDFHMDGMNGADFAAQIRANANVKLAKVPILMMTGDPNVAEVRALGQKAGISAFVRKPVSCAQLMTLVDTILPAPRK, encoded by the coding sequence ATGAAGGCCGGTACGCTTCCCTCCCCCGAGCCCGTCCCCAATCGCACCACGACGGAGACGGCTCGCCCCCTCGGATCCAGACCCGCGGCGGGTGCCGCGCCCCAGCGGGTGCTGCTGGTGGACGACAGCCGCTCCATCCGGACGCTGCTGAAGATCTACCTGATGGCGCGCAACTTCGAGTTCCTCGAGGCCGAATCCGCCGAGGAGGGCCTGAAGGTGGCGGAGGCCGAGAGCATCGACCTCATCCTCACCGACTTCCACATGGACGGGATGAACGGCGCGGACTTCGCGGCGCAGATTCGCGCCAACGCCAACGTGAAGCTGGCCAAGGTCCCCATCCTGATGATGACGGGGGATCCGAACGTGGCGGAGGTGCGCGCCCTGGGCCAGAAGGCCGGCATCAGCGCCTTCGTCCGCAAGCCGGTGAGCTGCGCGCAGCTCATGACGCTGGTGGACACCATCCTCCCCGCGCCGCGCAAGTAG
- a CDS encoding protein-methionine-sulfoxide reductase heme-binding subunit MsrQ, with product MASPPHPWLNPALVVGGLAPLALLAVQGPQGALGPNAIEAALNQTGFLALVLLVASLACTPLRLVTGWTWPARVRRTLGLLAFTAACAHFLVYAVLDQGLAWGAILEDVVARPFITVGFTALVLLVPLAVTSTNRWVRRLGFPRWQRLHRLAYVAAALGVVHFAWRVKKDLTEPLVFGAVLGLLFAVRVAEAMRKRRARAAAAARNPA from the coding sequence ATGGCCTCGCCTCCGCACCCCTGGCTCAACCCGGCCCTCGTGGTGGGCGGGCTCGCGCCGCTGGCGCTGCTCGCGGTGCAGGGGCCCCAGGGCGCGCTCGGGCCCAACGCCATCGAGGCCGCGCTCAACCAGACGGGCTTCCTCGCGCTGGTGCTGCTGGTGGCGTCGCTGGCCTGCACGCCGCTGCGGCTCGTCACCGGCTGGACGTGGCCCGCGCGCGTGCGCCGCACCCTGGGCCTGCTGGCCTTCACCGCCGCGTGCGCGCACTTCCTCGTGTACGCGGTGCTGGACCAGGGGTTGGCGTGGGGCGCCATCCTCGAGGACGTGGTGGCGCGCCCCTTCATCACCGTGGGCTTCACCGCGCTGGTGCTGCTGGTGCCCCTGGCCGTCACGTCCACGAACCGCTGGGTGCGGCGGCTGGGCTTCCCGCGCTGGCAGCGGCTGCACCGGCTGGCGTACGTCGCCGCGGCGCTGGGCGTGGTGCACTTCGCGTGGCGCGTGAAGAAGGACCTCACCGAGCCGCTCGTGTTCGGCGCAGTGCTGGGGCTCCTGTTCGCCGTGCGCGTCGCGGAGGCGATGCGCAAACGCCGGGCCCGCGCCGCTGCGGCGGCCCGGAACCCGGCGTGA
- a CDS encoding ABC transporter substrate-binding protein, whose protein sequence is MNGRLSELLSSAPPHPRRVVCMTEETTEVLYRIGAEELVVGVSGFTVRPPEARKKPRVSSFLDANFERILELKPDLVLGFSDLQADLGRELCKRGVPVFLFNQRSVAEILQAVRVTGALVGRAEAADALAAELTANLERHADAAQGLPRRPRIFFEEWHEPLISGIRWCSELVELVGGEDVCRESRASHGAKGRIFEPEEVARRDPEGVIASWCGRKAKRDKIASRPGWAGVRAVVEDQLYEVKSSYILQPGPAALSDGVDRLARIVAAIARGEKLPVPRGADLRGA, encoded by the coding sequence ATGAATGGCCGTTTGAGCGAGCTCCTGTCGTCCGCGCCGCCCCATCCGCGGCGGGTGGTGTGCATGACGGAGGAGACAACGGAGGTGCTCTACCGCATCGGGGCGGAGGAGCTGGTGGTGGGCGTGTCGGGCTTCACGGTGCGGCCTCCGGAGGCGCGCAAGAAGCCGCGGGTGTCGTCGTTCCTGGACGCCAACTTCGAGCGCATCCTGGAGCTGAAGCCGGATCTGGTCCTGGGCTTCTCCGACCTGCAGGCGGACCTGGGCCGCGAGCTGTGCAAGCGCGGGGTGCCGGTGTTCCTGTTCAACCAGCGCTCGGTCGCGGAGATATTGCAGGCGGTCCGGGTGACGGGGGCGCTGGTGGGGCGCGCGGAGGCGGCGGACGCGCTGGCGGCGGAGCTGACGGCGAACCTGGAGCGCCACGCGGACGCGGCGCAGGGGCTGCCGCGCAGGCCGCGCATCTTCTTCGAGGAGTGGCACGAGCCGCTCATCTCCGGCATCCGCTGGTGTTCGGAGCTGGTGGAGCTGGTGGGCGGCGAGGACGTCTGCCGCGAGTCGCGCGCGTCGCACGGGGCGAAGGGGCGCATCTTCGAACCCGAGGAGGTGGCGCGGCGCGACCCGGAGGGCGTCATCGCGAGCTGGTGCGGACGCAAGGCGAAGCGGGACAAGATCGCGTCGCGTCCGGGCTGGGCGGGCGTGCGGGCGGTGGTGGAGGATCAGCTCTACGAGGTGAAGAGCAGCTACATCCTCCAGCCGGGCCCCGCGGCGTTGTCGGACGGAGTGGACCGGCTGGCGCGCATCGTGGCCGCCATCGCCCGGGGGGAGAAGCTGCCGGTGCCGCGAGGGGCGGACCTGCGCGGGGCCTGA
- a CDS encoding serine/threonine protein kinase → MIESNAPTNGAPPPDMVDPLLGRVLNERFRILETLGAGGMGRVYKAVQAPLDRLVALKVLNPHYNDEGKDPGFQKRFFLEASVTAKLRHPNTVTVIDYGKTDDGIYYIAMEYLDGLTLSQLLTQVGPLPWARALNITQQVARSLREAHKVGLIHRDLKPANVMVLNQETDHDIVKVLDFGLVKSFIGDADVPQDTSLTQAGIILGSPQYMAPEQARNVADPRSDVYSMGVVLYQMLMGRPPFLAQQSIDVIVKHINEPPPSFGSVWPGHGVPAEVEALVMKCLAKVPADRYQSMDEVLDGMRRVAHAVGVSGVFSGPRLTGVGSGPRSGPIQASAVGSGPSTMALDISVEEAPPRSRRGLMIGLFAGALLVGGGVIAFMQRASSSMPSPLPAHAVVQQPGATPQAPAPPQPAAQKAAPATDTPSAEDEDLALAPLVRPAGSMVQFTIDSEPSGARVKYRGEDLGTTPASLEVATGEDGRARAEVTVSLDGYVSQTTTAVGTGASKHVLIRLKKKPSPRPNRAPDSSDKFKDNPY, encoded by the coding sequence ATGATTGAAAGCAACGCCCCGACGAATGGCGCCCCACCACCCGACATGGTGGACCCGCTGCTGGGTCGGGTCCTCAACGAGCGATTCCGCATCCTGGAGACCCTGGGTGCCGGAGGCATGGGTCGTGTGTACAAGGCCGTCCAGGCGCCGCTGGACCGGCTGGTCGCGCTGAAGGTCCTCAATCCGCACTACAACGACGAAGGCAAGGACCCGGGCTTCCAGAAGCGCTTCTTCCTGGAGGCGAGCGTCACCGCGAAGCTGCGCCATCCCAACACCGTCACCGTCATCGACTACGGCAAGACGGACGACGGCATCTACTACATCGCGATGGAGTACCTGGACGGGCTGACGCTCAGCCAGCTGCTCACGCAGGTGGGCCCGTTGCCGTGGGCGCGCGCGCTCAACATCACGCAGCAGGTGGCGCGCTCGCTGCGCGAGGCGCACAAGGTCGGCCTCATCCACCGCGACCTCAAGCCCGCCAACGTCATGGTCCTCAACCAGGAGACGGACCACGACATCGTCAAGGTGCTCGACTTCGGCCTGGTGAAGTCCTTCATCGGCGACGCGGACGTGCCGCAGGACACGTCGCTCACCCAGGCGGGCATCATCCTCGGCTCGCCGCAGTACATGGCGCCGGAGCAGGCGCGCAACGTCGCCGACCCGCGCAGCGACGTGTACAGCATGGGCGTGGTGCTCTATCAGATGCTGATGGGCCGGCCGCCCTTCCTGGCGCAGCAGAGCATCGACGTCATCGTCAAGCACATCAACGAACCGCCGCCCTCCTTCGGCTCCGTCTGGCCCGGCCACGGTGTGCCCGCGGAGGTCGAGGCGCTGGTGATGAAGTGCCTGGCCAAGGTCCCCGCGGACCGCTACCAGTCCATGGACGAGGTGCTGGACGGCATGCGCCGCGTGGCCCACGCGGTGGGCGTCAGCGGCGTCTTCAGCGGCCCGCGCCTGACGGGCGTCGGCAGCGGCCCGCGCAGCGGCCCCATCCAGGCGAGCGCGGTGGGCTCCGGCCCCAGCACCATGGCGCTGGACATCTCCGTGGAGGAGGCGCCGCCGCGCTCGAGGCGCGGCCTGATGATCGGCCTCTTCGCCGGCGCGCTGCTGGTGGGAGGCGGGGTCATCGCCTTCATGCAGCGCGCCTCGTCGTCCATGCCCAGCCCGCTGCCCGCCCACGCGGTCGTCCAGCAGCCCGGCGCCACGCCCCAGGCCCCCGCCCCGCCCCAGCCGGCGGCGCAGAAGGCGGCGCCCGCGACGGACACGCCCTCCGCCGAGGACGAGGACCTGGCGCTGGCGCCCCTGGTGCGCCCCGCCGGGTCCATGGTGCAATTCACCATCGACAGCGAGCCCTCTGGCGCCCGGGTGAAGTACCGCGGCGAGGACCTGGGCACCACGCCCGCCAGCCTCGAGGTGGCCACCGGGGAGGACGGTCGCGCGCGCGCCGAGGTGACCGTCAGCCTGGACGGCTACGTTTCGCAGACCACCACCGCCGTGGGGACGGGCGCGTCGAAGCACGTCCTCATCCGGCTCAAGAAGAAGCCGAGCCCCCGCCCGAACCGGGCGCCCGACTCGAGCGACAAATTCAAGGACAACCCCTACTAG
- a CDS encoding TonB-dependent receptor domain-containing protein, whose amino-acid sequence MKAIKTFERAGLLALCLCASQALADARLEARRHFRSGMSLIAQKQYDEGIAELEQAYAIKPHPNVLFNIARAYQDAGRSKEALDAYRRYIASSPADAASVEATIAALEEKVKATEAVAETDRSALPMPPPPASVQSQQQLGALLERLEKAIERAESMPAGGASAGMSSTYIPSVLPGVSDAAGEDDGAVPYEERVVTASRRAQSSLEAPNATTVITAEDIRLSGATSLPELLRRVPGADVMSLGIGSANVSLRGFNQRIANKVLVLVDGRTEYQDFLGLTLWSTIPIGLDEIERIEVIRGPGSALYGANAMLGVINIITQAPGTGPRARFNVTGGTGNSVAGSFQSHGNSGALRYRAAVAYTQADKWSRDYESGRPDIVLRDPDPDIGMRGARGTLATTYTFAEGRTVGLSGGVHRYATEIYPLGLLRNYFMDGLNAYVKGDVELGPLKLKTFWNHISGHAGPQYEAIGQRSLGTDISSNLFNAELLFARSFQLAGEHQLNVGVEGRLKRVAWDYLGPLREELHAAAFVQDEWRIVEPLRLVASYRVDRHPLLDGGTPGLAHSPRISALYIPIEGHAFRISAASAFREPTFLESYTRLLVPVQGVNGASAMTTGNTALRPERLTAFELGWRGEFAELGMDWDVALYQNRVKDLIVLSAFERLPAGESYDEATGNYLVGRSRFQNEDSIYTARGVEAGITLAPVDGLGLKASAAFQNVTSDLEEKEDCGPCSQAPQFKLYGGITYRTQVDLEFGVDAAFTSSTTWIEREPNAADPTILEPHANALGAYTIINARVGYTAVKNTVDVALVGSQLGGAHSQHPFGNRIERRVYATLTVTP is encoded by the coding sequence GTGAAAGCCATCAAGACCTTTGAACGAGCGGGACTGCTCGCGCTGTGTCTTTGCGCGTCGCAGGCCCTGGCGGACGCCCGCCTCGAGGCGCGGCGACACTTCCGCTCCGGCATGAGCCTCATCGCCCAGAAGCAGTACGACGAGGGCATCGCCGAGCTGGAGCAGGCCTACGCCATCAAGCCGCACCCCAACGTCCTCTTCAACATCGCCCGCGCCTACCAGGACGCGGGCCGTTCGAAGGAGGCGCTGGACGCGTATCGCCGCTACATCGCCTCCAGCCCCGCGGACGCGGCGTCGGTGGAGGCGACCATCGCCGCGCTGGAGGAGAAGGTGAAGGCGACGGAGGCCGTCGCGGAGACGGACAGGTCCGCCCTGCCCATGCCGCCGCCCCCCGCCAGCGTCCAGTCGCAGCAGCAGCTGGGCGCGCTGCTGGAGCGGCTGGAGAAGGCCATCGAGCGGGCGGAGTCCATGCCCGCGGGCGGCGCCAGCGCCGGCATGTCCTCCACGTACATCCCCTCCGTGCTGCCCGGCGTCTCCGACGCGGCCGGCGAGGACGACGGCGCGGTGCCCTACGAGGAGCGCGTGGTGACGGCCAGCCGCCGCGCCCAGTCCTCCCTCGAGGCGCCCAACGCCACCACGGTCATCACCGCCGAGGACATCCGCCTGTCGGGCGCCACCAGCCTGCCGGAGCTGCTGCGGCGCGTGCCCGGCGCGGACGTCATGTCCCTGGGCATCGGCAGCGCCAACGTGTCGCTGCGCGGCTTCAACCAGCGCATCGCCAACAAGGTGCTCGTGCTGGTGGACGGCCGCACGGAGTATCAGGACTTCCTCGGCCTGACGCTGTGGTCGACCATCCCCATCGGGCTGGATGAAATCGAGCGCATCGAGGTCATCCGCGGCCCGGGCAGCGCGCTGTACGGCGCCAACGCCATGCTCGGCGTCATCAACATCATCACCCAGGCCCCGGGCACCGGGCCCCGCGCGCGCTTCAACGTCACCGGCGGCACCGGCAACAGCGTGGCGGGCTCGTTCCAGAGCCACGGCAACTCCGGCGCCCTGCGCTACCGCGCGGCGGTGGCGTACACGCAGGCGGACAAGTGGAGCCGCGACTACGAGAGCGGCCGTCCGGACATCGTCCTGCGCGACCCGGACCCGGACATCGGCATGCGCGGCGCTCGCGGCACGCTGGCCACGACGTACACCTTCGCCGAGGGCCGCACCGTGGGCCTGTCCGGCGGCGTGCACCGGTACGCGACGGAAATCTATCCGCTGGGCCTCTTGCGCAACTACTTCATGGACGGCCTCAACGCGTACGTGAAGGGCGACGTGGAGCTGGGGCCGCTCAAGCTCAAGACGTTCTGGAACCACATCTCCGGCCACGCGGGGCCGCAGTACGAGGCCATTGGCCAGCGCTCGCTGGGCACGGACATCAGCTCCAACCTGTTCAACGCCGAGCTGCTCTTCGCCCGCTCCTTCCAGCTGGCGGGCGAGCACCAGCTCAACGTGGGCGTGGAGGGCCGCCTCAAGCGCGTGGCCTGGGACTACCTGGGCCCGCTGCGCGAGGAGCTGCACGCCGCGGCCTTCGTCCAGGACGAGTGGCGCATCGTGGAGCCTTTGCGCCTGGTGGCCAGCTACCGCGTGGACCGCCACCCGCTGCTCGACGGCGGCACGCCGGGCCTGGCGCACTCGCCGCGCATCTCCGCGCTCTACATCCCCATCGAGGGCCACGCCTTCCGCATCAGCGCCGCGTCGGCCTTCCGCGAGCCCACGTTCCTGGAGAGCTACACGCGGCTGCTCGTCCCCGTGCAGGGCGTCAACGGCGCCAGCGCGATGACCACCGGCAACACGGCCCTGCGGCCCGAGCGCCTCACCGCCTTCGAGCTGGGCTGGCGCGGCGAGTTCGCGGAGCTGGGCATGGACTGGGACGTGGCCCTGTACCAGAACCGGGTCAAGGACCTCATCGTGCTGTCCGCCTTCGAGCGGCTGCCCGCGGGCGAGTCCTACGACGAGGCCACCGGCAACTACCTGGTGGGCCGCTCGCGCTTCCAGAACGAGGACTCCATCTACACCGCGCGCGGCGTGGAGGCCGGCATCACCCTGGCCCCCGTGGACGGCCTGGGCCTGAAGGCCAGCGCCGCGTTCCAGAACGTGACGTCCGACCTGGAGGAGAAGGAGGACTGCGGCCCGTGCAGCCAGGCGCCGCAGTTCAAGCTGTACGGCGGCATCACCTACCGCACCCAGGTGGACCTGGAGTTCGGCGTGGACGCGGCCTTCACCTCCTCCACCACCTGGATCGAACGCGAGCCGAACGCCGCGGACCCCACCATCCTGGAGCCGCACGCCAACGCGCTGGGCGCCTACACCATCATCAACGCGCGCGTCGGCTACACGGCCGTGAAGAACACGGTGGACGTGGCGCTGGTGGGCAGCCAGCTGGGCGGCGCGCACTCCCAACACCCCTTTGGCAACCGCATCGAGCGACGCGTCTATGCCACGCTGACGGTGACTCCATGA
- a CDS encoding MFS transporter yields MSRAVAGLFAVACGLAVANVYYAQPLLDAMALELGLRPATVGVVVTVTQVGYGLGLLLLVPLGDLVERRRLVTGQMLLSVVALAVVGLAPTGAVLLTGMAVVGFLAVVTQVLVAFSATLAAPAERGRVVGLVTSGVVIGILLARTVAGVLADLAGWRSVYAVSAAVTLVVALLLGRVLPRERLRTRLSYPALLRSVFTLFVEEPVLRVRAVLAMLTFASFATLWTPLSLLLGAPPFSLSHTQIGLFGLAGLAGALGASRAGRFADHGHGNRTTTVALVILVVSWGAVLLTETSLWALGLGIVALDLALQAVHVTSQSELYAVRPEARSRLVAGYMVFYSIGSGAGSLGSTWVYAHAGWAGVCAQGAGIALVALVFWGLTRLSATRADARARSALG; encoded by the coding sequence TTGTCGCGAGCCGTGGCGGGGCTGTTCGCGGTGGCGTGCGGGCTGGCGGTGGCGAACGTCTACTACGCGCAGCCGCTGCTGGACGCGATGGCGCTGGAGCTGGGGTTGCGTCCGGCCACGGTGGGCGTGGTGGTGACGGTGACGCAGGTGGGGTACGGGCTGGGGTTGTTGTTGCTGGTGCCGCTGGGGGACCTGGTGGAGCGCCGCCGGCTGGTCACGGGGCAGATGCTGTTGTCGGTGGTGGCGCTGGCGGTGGTGGGGTTGGCGCCCACGGGCGCGGTGTTGCTCACGGGCATGGCGGTGGTGGGGTTCTTGGCGGTGGTGACGCAGGTGCTGGTGGCGTTCTCCGCGACGCTCGCCGCGCCGGCCGAGCGGGGCCGCGTCGTGGGCCTGGTGACGAGCGGCGTGGTGATTGGCATCCTCCTGGCGCGCACGGTGGCGGGGGTGTTGGCGGACCTGGCGGGCTGGCGCTCCGTCTACGCGGTCTCCGCGGCGGTGACGCTGGTGGTGGCGTTGCTGTTGGGGCGGGTGCTTCCCCGGGAGCGGTTGCGCACGCGGCTGAGCTATCCCGCGCTGCTGCGCTCGGTGTTCACCCTGTTCGTGGAGGAGCCGGTCCTGCGCGTGCGCGCGGTGCTCGCGATGTTGACGTTCGCCTCGTTCGCCACGCTGTGGACGCCGCTCTCGCTGCTGTTGGGCGCGCCGCCGTTCTCGCTGTCGCACACGCAGATTGGCCTGTTCGGCCTGGCGGGGCTGGCGGGGGCGCTGGGCGCGTCGCGCGCGGGGCGGTTCGCGGACCACGGGCACGGGAACCGGACCACGACGGTCGCGCTGGTCATCCTGGTGGTGTCGTGGGGGGCGGTGTTGTTGACGGAGACGTCGCTGTGGGCGCTGGGGCTCGGCATCGTCGCGCTGGACCTCGCCCTCCAAGCGGTGCACGTCACCAGCCAGAGCGAGCTCTACGCGGTGCGGCCCGAGGCGCGCAGCCGGCTCGTCGCGGGCTACATGGTCTTCTATTCCATCGGCAGCGGCGCGGGCTCCCTCGGCTCGACGTGGGTCTACGCGCACGCGGGCTGGGCCGGCGTGTGCGCGCAGGGCGCGGGCATCGCGCTCGTGGCGCTCGTGTTCTGGGGGCTGACGCGGCTGTCCGCGACGCGGGCGGACGCGCGGGCGCGCTCGGCGCTGGGGTAG